In Halichondria panicea chromosome 9, odHalPani1.1, whole genome shotgun sequence, a genomic segment contains:
- the LOC135340915 gene encoding uncharacterized protein LOC135340915, which yields MDAPIEPSPRSRPFSTAADRHHYMWRGDGPGLRGSNIIAVYDPSTELWSLLPTTGPLPPGERGGCSVCVGRCLYTFGGHDGSSYANDMSKLDLDTLQWTKLQSFGSQPIKKSGCGLVRVNERTLCCIGGYGIEGTTQPGSTFTRRTDGRGWTNEFQFFNVENGVWSSPELGGERPPPCSGFTFTMVDQHRAVLFGGFQPGCGGNVNDVYLFNFRDMEVTKVKPVQGEPWPVGRSGHAACCLNYGQDHPQLLMYGGRDNDNKVLGDMWILDADTGKCTEVTPSESMTPRYKHSITATNLGPGLTEVLVFGGRRERRGNETTILRFATELTGPSARMWALVDVAHNDTRGSAQRLSEKRIRQATARASSVSETSDHSSQDRIRVLEQQLRAAEQREHDTQRHHRVQLEEKDQELAIKDLELATQARELATNKRESYDANHHHADAERRVQELIAEMERLQESLQDLTAENGRLNRRAQLAEERAEGLETQWVVHRGMIQMTERQLGGGGWGVVKVAKFRGIEVAAKTLYEQLTSVYYRRMFIREMNMAARLRHPHLVQFIGATLEEEMIILTELMATSLRRVLEGGRISREHILSISVQVCQALNYLHLMQPDPVIHRDISSANVLLNPLPDGRWSAKVTDYGSVNTLRMLNTVNPGSPVYAAPEASNPSLQSTKMDMFSLGVLLIEICSGQFPSQEERESLFLTIQDRQFSDIISRCIDRERDNRPTARQLLNELQ from the exons ATGGATGCTCCTATTGAACCATCACCTCGTAGTCGTCCATTCTCTACTGCAGCAGACAGACACCATTACATGTGGAGGGGGGATGGTCCAGGACTGAGAGGGTCtaacatcattgctgtgtatgatccaagcactgagctgtggagcctcttgcccaccactggacctctaccccctggagagcgaggtggttgctctgtttgtgtaggtcgtTGCCTGTATACCTTTGGTGGTCATGATGGGTCTTCTTACGCCAATGACATGAGCAAGCTTgatctggacactctccagtggACCAAACTTCAATCTTTTGGTAGCCAGCCTATTAAAAAGAGTGGTTGTGGACTTGTCCGTGTGAACGAGAGAACTCTGTGTTGCATTGGAGGATACGGTATTGAGGGCACCACACAACCAGGATCAACATTCACCAGACGCACTGATGGACGTGGATGGACAAATGAGTTCCAATTTTTCAATGTTGAAAATG GTGTCTGGTCGTCTCCTGAGCTCGGAggagagagacctcctccCTGTAGTGGCTTCACCTTCACTATGGTGGACCAGCACAGGGCAGTCCTCTTTGGAGGGTTCCAACCTGGCTGTGGTGGTAACGTCAATGATGTCTACCTTTTCAATTTCAGGGACATG gaggtcactaaggtgaagccagtacagggagagCCATGGCCAGTGGGGAGGTCAGGCCATGCTGCTtgttgtctcaactatggccaggaccaccctcaactaTTGATGTATGGAGGAAGAGATAATGACAACAAGGTACTAGGGGACATGTGGATACTGGACGCTGACACTGGCAAGTGTACAGAG GTGACACCTTCTGAGTCAATGACACCACGTTATAAGCATTCCATCACTGCCACCAATCTGGGACCTGGACTCACTGAGGTCCTCGTGTTTGGAGGCCGTCGGGAGAGGAGGGGAAATGAGACAACTATACTGAGATTTG CTACAGAGTTGACTGGACCCTCGGCTCGGATGTGGGCTCTTGTGGATGTGGCCCACAACGACACTAGAGGTTCCGCACAGCGACTGAGTGAGAAGAGGATCAGACAAGCAACTGCTCgtgcctcatcagtcagtgagaCCAGCGACCACTCCTCTCAAGACCGGATTAGAGTTCTGGAACAACAGTTACGAGcagcagagcagagagagcacGACACTCAACGTCACCACCGAGTACAGTTGGAAGAAAAGGATCAAGAATTAGCTATTAAAGATCTTGAATTGGCTACACAAGCTAGAGAATTGGCCACGAATAAACGAGAATCATATGATGCCAACCATCACCATGCAGATGCCGAGAGGAGAGTCCAAGAGCTGATTGCTGAAATGGAACGACTTCAAGAAAGCCTCCAAGATCTTACTGCTGAAAATGGGAGGTTGAACAGGAGAGCCCAGCTGGCAGAGGAGCGAGCAGAGGGTCTGGAGACTCAGTGGGTGGTCCATCGCGGGATGATCCAAATGACAGAGAGACAGCTCGGTGGGGGAGGATGGGGGGTCGTCAAAGTGGCCAAGTTCCGAGGAATCGAGGTGGCAGCCAAGACACTGTACGAGCAGCTCACTTCCGTCTATTATCGACGCATGTTTATTCGTGAGATGAACATGGCGGCTCGTCTGCGACACCCACACCTGGTCCAGTTCATAGGAGCCACGCTGGAGGAGGAGATGATCATCCTGACAGAGCTCATGGCCACCAGTCTGAGAAGGGTGCTGGAGGGAGGTCGTATCTCACGTGAACACATCCTCTCCATCTCTGTGCAGGTCTGTCAAGCCCTCAACTATCTCCACCTCATGCAGCCAGACCCAGTGATCCATCGTGACATCAGCAGTGCAAACGTCCTCCTCAACCCTCTACCCGACGGTCGCTGGAGTGCAAAGGTCACTGATTACGGATCGGTGAACACCCTGCGGATGTTGAACACTGTCAATCCAGGGAGTCCTGTATACGCTGCCCCTGAGGCCAGTAACCCGTCGCTCCAGTCAACCAAGATGGACATGTTCAGTCTGGGGGTGCTCCTGATCGAGATATGTTCTGGCCAGTTTCCGAGCCAGGAAGAACGCGAGAGCTTATTCCTCACCATCCAAGACCGTCAGTTCTCTGACATTATCAGTCGTTGTATCGATAGAGAAAGAGACAATCGACCAACCGCTCGACAACTGTTGAATGAACTACAGTAG
- the LOC135340932 gene encoding U11/U12 small nuclear ribonucleoprotein 25 kDa protein-like encodes MESIERSSHKVVVEQAKRLLCDLLADPFLSDISPTATHDEVASQLTLEQGRAITVHVRRFDDQVLSVIVLQGATVGDLIRTVQRSVMKQLSLADRTTPISWRSVWRRYALSTGQTLLSNRKAKLVSLEIGNRSEVQFVKKLRLKNDQHRH; translated from the exons ATGGAGTCCATTGAAAGAAGCTCTCATAAAGTTGTTGTGGAGCAAGCTAAGAGACTATTGTGTGACCTGTTAGCTGACCCCTTCCTCAGTGACATCTCCCCCACTGCCACTCATGACGAGGTGGCCTCACAGCTCACCCTGGAGCAAGGAAGGGCCatcactgtgcatgtgaggCGGTTTGATGATCAAGTACTTT CTGTGATAGTGCTCCAAGGTGCAACGGTGGGTGACCTCATACGTACTGTACAGAGGTCGGTGATGAAGCAGCTGTCACTGGCCGACAGGACCACACCCATTAGTTG GAGGTCTGTATGGAGGAGGTATGCATTGTCCACTGGGCAGACATTGCTTAGCAACAGAAAGGCTAAGTTAGTCAG CCTGGAGATTGGTAATCGTTCAGAAGTGCAGTTTGTCAAGAAACTGAGACTAAAGAATGACCAACACAGACACTAA